A single genomic interval of Zingiber officinale cultivar Zhangliang chromosome 4A, Zo_v1.1, whole genome shotgun sequence harbors:
- the LOC121969370 gene encoding poly(A)-specific ribonuclease PARN-like isoform X1 codes for MRNLPFVWVRYRTLTLDLLPRLRPFSTDAPGGGSVAVKQVTRSNFNAALEGLRACVEESDFVAVDLEMTGVTSAPWRDSFEFDRSDVRYLKLKDSAEKFAVVQFGVCPFRWDSSKGSFFAHPHNFYIFPRKELPLHGPPDDFLWQATSIDFLAKYQFDFNACIYEGISYLSREQEGEALKGLSSEYLEGLANSFCNFEEPVDIPIARTSDILFSERMKNKLHKWHDSILRSPDKAYIDKEDAGINNAQFQTVFFKMRPAIMLNGFTSHQLKLIQLVVKKHFNDLMYVRVVDEDNSWQRRVVYVDTNEDKALLMKDVLEDLRKNAEKRIKSSVGFRHVVDLLASAGKLIVGHNCLLDLAHIYNKFFGPLPSSLTEFVQAVHEKFPHIVDTKHLLNSNQTIQSLMKKNRKSLSSAFSLLCPNVSSNFQTTSKSYLRFEVQTDEISSSCFNSGAKHEAGYDAFMTGCVFARACSLMGVKFDVGSPSFDLPRNAKINKYINVLYPSWNSGTVVHLDTGTEFLDPNYKHRYPPVIYANTTLIWGFLPKLKPKDLKECIIKVFGLDSVKSVFFIDRTSALIQFGKEEFVHKFLALKNSLEDNHDLVSVLHPLSKLLEGGNTRAADYDTYRDICAGSASKVLFADQADSLGITWKTKVCAARMQDTEDVCCRETTEDGSLAKHSNGKKNDFKRQSKHQSSYEEIIGSLFSSKTLLERAS; via the exons ATGCGGAATCTGCCGTTTGTTTGGGTGCGCTACCGAACCCTAACCCTAGACCTGCTGCCTCGCCTCCGTCCCTTCTCCACCGATGCGCCCGGTGGCGGCAGCGTGGCCGTGAAGCAGGTGACGAGGTCCAATTTCAACGCGGCGCTGGAGGGCCTTAGGGCCTGCGTGGAGGAGTCGGACTTCGTGGCCGTTGACCTTGAGATGACCGGCGTGACGAGTGCCCCATGGAGGGACTCGTTCGAGTTCGACCGCTCCGATGTCCGTTACCTTAAGCTGAAGGACTCCGCTGAGAAGTTCGCCGTCGTGCAGTTCGGTGTCTGCCCCTTCCGCTGGGATTCATCCAAGGGCTCCTTCTTCGCCCATCC GCATAACTTCTATATCTTTCCACGGAAAGAGTTGCCACTTCATGGGCCACCTGATGATTTCCTATGGCAAGCAACATCCATCGACTTCCTTGCCAAATACCAATTTGACTTCAATGCATGCATATATGAAG GAATATCTTATTTATCCAGAGAACAAGAAGGAGAAGCCCTCAAAGGTTTATCTTCAGAGTACCTTGAGGGATTAGCTAATTCCTTTTGTAATTTTGAGGAGCCTGTGGATATACCAATTGCGAGAACATCTGACATTCTTTTTTCGGAGAGGATGAAGAACAAGCTTCATAAATGGCATGATTCTATACTTAGAAGTCCTGACAAAGCTTACATTGACAAAGAAGATGCTGGTATCAACAACGCACAATTTCAAACAGTTTTCTTTAAGATGCGTCCTGCTATCATGCTAAATGGGTTTACCTCCCACCAGCTGAAGTTGATTCAACTG GTTGTGAAAAAGCACTTCAATGACCTCATGTATGTTCGTGTTGTTGATGAGGACAACTCATGGCAAAGGAGGGTAGTCTATGTCGACACAAATGAAGATAAGGCTTTATTGATG AAAGATGTCCTTGAAGATCTGagaaaaaatgcagaaaaaaGAATCAAGTCTTCTGTTGGATTTCGGCATGTTGTTGATCTTCTTGCATCAGCAGGAAAATTGATTGTTGGTCATAATTGTCTTCTAG ATTTAGCTCATATATACAACAAATTTTTTGGTCCTCTTCCTTCATCTTTGACGGAATTTGTGCAAGCTGTCCATGAAAAATTCCCCCACATTGTTGACACTAAGCACCTTTTGAACTCAAACCAAACAATTCAGAGTTTGATGAAAAAGAATCGCAAGTCATTGTCTTCTGCCTTCTCTCTTTTATGCCCCAACGTATCATCTAATTTCCAGACCACTTCCAAGTCTTACTTGAGATTTGAGGTCCAAACAGATGAAATTAG TTCATCTTGCTTCAATTCTGGCGCGAAGCATGAGGCAGGTTATGATGCTTTTATGACTGGATGCGTTTTTGCTCGGGCCTGCTCTCTTATGGGCGTCAAATTTGATGTCGGTTCACCATCATTCGATCTGCCCAGAAATGCCAAGATCAATAAATACATCAATGTTCTATACCCTAGCTGGAACAGTGGGACAGTAGTCCATTTAGATACTGGCACTGAGTTTCTGGATCCAAATTATAAACATAGGTATCCGCCAGTGATCTATGCGAACACCACACTTATTTGGGGATTTCTGCCCAAGTTGAAGCCAAAGGATTTGAAGGAGTGCATCATTAAAGTGTTCGGTCTAGATTCAGTCAAGTCAGTATTCTTTATCGATAGAACATCTGCGCTAATCCAATTCGGCAAGGAGGAATTTGTACATAAATTTTTAGCTTTGAAGAATTCTTTAGAGGACAATCATGATCTAGTTTCAGTACTACACCCTCTTTCAAAGTTACTAGAAGGTGGGAACACACGAGCTGCTGATTACGATACTTACAGAGACATCTGTGCTGGTTCTGCTTCAAAGGTTTTATTTGCAGATCAAGCCGATTCCTTGGGCATCACCTGGAAAACAAAAGTCTGCGCTGCCAGAATGCAAGACACTGAGGATGTTTGCTGTCGCGAAACAACGGAAGACGGTTCTCTGGCAAAACATTCAAATGGGaagaaaaatgatttcaaaaggCAATCGAAGCACCAGTCTTCCTACGAAGAGATCATaggttctctcttttcttccaaGACATTGCTTGAAAGAGCATCTTAA
- the LOC121969370 gene encoding poly(A)-specific ribonuclease PARN-like isoform X2, with the protein MKNKLHKWHDSILRSPDKAYIDKEDAGINNAQFQTVFFKMRPAIMLNGFTSHQLKLIQLVVKKHFNDLMYVRVVDEDNSWQRRVVYVDTNEDKALLMKDVLEDLRKNAEKRIKSSVGFRHVVDLLASAGKLIVGHNCLLDLAHIYNKFFGPLPSSLTEFVQAVHEKFPHIVDTKHLLNSNQTIQSLMKKNRKSLSSAFSLLCPNVSSNFQTTSKSYLRFEVQTDEISSSCFNSGAKHEAGYDAFMTGCVFARACSLMGVKFDVGSPSFDLPRNAKINKYINVLYPSWNSGTVVHLDTGTEFLDPNYKHRYPPVIYANTTLIWGFLPKLKPKDLKECIIKVFGLDSVKSVFFIDRTSALIQFGKEEFVHKFLALKNSLEDNHDLVSVLHPLSKLLEGGNTRAADYDTYRDICAGSASKVLFADQADSLGITWKTKVCAARMQDTEDVCCRETTEDGSLAKHSNGKKNDFKRQSKHQSSYEEIIGSLFSSKTLLERAS; encoded by the exons ATGAAGAACAAGCTTCATAAATGGCATGATTCTATACTTAGAAGTCCTGACAAAGCTTACATTGACAAAGAAGATGCTGGTATCAACAACGCACAATTTCAAACAGTTTTCTTTAAGATGCGTCCTGCTATCATGCTAAATGGGTTTACCTCCCACCAGCTGAAGTTGATTCAACTG GTTGTGAAAAAGCACTTCAATGACCTCATGTATGTTCGTGTTGTTGATGAGGACAACTCATGGCAAAGGAGGGTAGTCTATGTCGACACAAATGAAGATAAGGCTTTATTGATG AAAGATGTCCTTGAAGATCTGagaaaaaatgcagaaaaaaGAATCAAGTCTTCTGTTGGATTTCGGCATGTTGTTGATCTTCTTGCATCAGCAGGAAAATTGATTGTTGGTCATAATTGTCTTCTAG ATTTAGCTCATATATACAACAAATTTTTTGGTCCTCTTCCTTCATCTTTGACGGAATTTGTGCAAGCTGTCCATGAAAAATTCCCCCACATTGTTGACACTAAGCACCTTTTGAACTCAAACCAAACAATTCAGAGTTTGATGAAAAAGAATCGCAAGTCATTGTCTTCTGCCTTCTCTCTTTTATGCCCCAACGTATCATCTAATTTCCAGACCACTTCCAAGTCTTACTTGAGATTTGAGGTCCAAACAGATGAAATTAG TTCATCTTGCTTCAATTCTGGCGCGAAGCATGAGGCAGGTTATGATGCTTTTATGACTGGATGCGTTTTTGCTCGGGCCTGCTCTCTTATGGGCGTCAAATTTGATGTCGGTTCACCATCATTCGATCTGCCCAGAAATGCCAAGATCAATAAATACATCAATGTTCTATACCCTAGCTGGAACAGTGGGACAGTAGTCCATTTAGATACTGGCACTGAGTTTCTGGATCCAAATTATAAACATAGGTATCCGCCAGTGATCTATGCGAACACCACACTTATTTGGGGATTTCTGCCCAAGTTGAAGCCAAAGGATTTGAAGGAGTGCATCATTAAAGTGTTCGGTCTAGATTCAGTCAAGTCAGTATTCTTTATCGATAGAACATCTGCGCTAATCCAATTCGGCAAGGAGGAATTTGTACATAAATTTTTAGCTTTGAAGAATTCTTTAGAGGACAATCATGATCTAGTTTCAGTACTACACCCTCTTTCAAAGTTACTAGAAGGTGGGAACACACGAGCTGCTGATTACGATACTTACAGAGACATCTGTGCTGGTTCTGCTTCAAAGGTTTTATTTGCAGATCAAGCCGATTCCTTGGGCATCACCTGGAAAACAAAAGTCTGCGCTGCCAGAATGCAAGACACTGAGGATGTTTGCTGTCGCGAAACAACGGAAGACGGTTCTCTGGCAAAACATTCAAATGGGaagaaaaatgatttcaaaaggCAATCGAAGCACCAGTCTTCCTACGAAGAGATCATaggttctctcttttcttccaaGACATTGCTTGAAAGAGCATCTTAA
- the LOC121969370 gene encoding poly(A)-specific ribonuclease PARN-like isoform X3, whose protein sequence is MGHLMISYGKQHPSTSLPNTNLTSMHAYMKVVKKHFNDLMYVRVVDEDNSWQRRVVYVDTNEDKALLMKDVLEDLRKNAEKRIKSSVGFRHVVDLLASAGKLIVGHNCLLDLAHIYNKFFGPLPSSLTEFVQAVHEKFPHIVDTKHLLNSNQTIQSLMKKNRKSLSSAFSLLCPNVSSNFQTTSKSYLRFEVQTDEISSSCFNSGAKHEAGYDAFMTGCVFARACSLMGVKFDVGSPSFDLPRNAKINKYINVLYPSWNSGTVVHLDTGTEFLDPNYKHRYPPVIYANTTLIWGFLPKLKPKDLKECIIKVFGLDSVKSVFFIDRTSALIQFGKEEFVHKFLALKNSLEDNHDLVSVLHPLSKLLEGGNTRAADYDTYRDICAGSASKVLFADQADSLGITWKTKVCAARMQDTEDVCCRETTEDGSLAKHSNGKKNDFKRQSKHQSSYEEIIGSLFSSKTLLERAS, encoded by the exons ATGGGCCACCTGATGATTTCCTATGGCAAGCAACATCCATCGACTTCCTTGCCAAATACCAATTTGACTTCAATGCATGCATATATGAAG GTTGTGAAAAAGCACTTCAATGACCTCATGTATGTTCGTGTTGTTGATGAGGACAACTCATGGCAAAGGAGGGTAGTCTATGTCGACACAAATGAAGATAAGGCTTTATTGATG AAAGATGTCCTTGAAGATCTGagaaaaaatgcagaaaaaaGAATCAAGTCTTCTGTTGGATTTCGGCATGTTGTTGATCTTCTTGCATCAGCAGGAAAATTGATTGTTGGTCATAATTGTCTTCTAG ATTTAGCTCATATATACAACAAATTTTTTGGTCCTCTTCCTTCATCTTTGACGGAATTTGTGCAAGCTGTCCATGAAAAATTCCCCCACATTGTTGACACTAAGCACCTTTTGAACTCAAACCAAACAATTCAGAGTTTGATGAAAAAGAATCGCAAGTCATTGTCTTCTGCCTTCTCTCTTTTATGCCCCAACGTATCATCTAATTTCCAGACCACTTCCAAGTCTTACTTGAGATTTGAGGTCCAAACAGATGAAATTAG TTCATCTTGCTTCAATTCTGGCGCGAAGCATGAGGCAGGTTATGATGCTTTTATGACTGGATGCGTTTTTGCTCGGGCCTGCTCTCTTATGGGCGTCAAATTTGATGTCGGTTCACCATCATTCGATCTGCCCAGAAATGCCAAGATCAATAAATACATCAATGTTCTATACCCTAGCTGGAACAGTGGGACAGTAGTCCATTTAGATACTGGCACTGAGTTTCTGGATCCAAATTATAAACATAGGTATCCGCCAGTGATCTATGCGAACACCACACTTATTTGGGGATTTCTGCCCAAGTTGAAGCCAAAGGATTTGAAGGAGTGCATCATTAAAGTGTTCGGTCTAGATTCAGTCAAGTCAGTATTCTTTATCGATAGAACATCTGCGCTAATCCAATTCGGCAAGGAGGAATTTGTACATAAATTTTTAGCTTTGAAGAATTCTTTAGAGGACAATCATGATCTAGTTTCAGTACTACACCCTCTTTCAAAGTTACTAGAAGGTGGGAACACACGAGCTGCTGATTACGATACTTACAGAGACATCTGTGCTGGTTCTGCTTCAAAGGTTTTATTTGCAGATCAAGCCGATTCCTTGGGCATCACCTGGAAAACAAAAGTCTGCGCTGCCAGAATGCAAGACACTGAGGATGTTTGCTGTCGCGAAACAACGGAAGACGGTTCTCTGGCAAAACATTCAAATGGGaagaaaaatgatttcaaaaggCAATCGAAGCACCAGTCTTCCTACGAAGAGATCATaggttctctcttttcttccaaGACATTGCTTGAAAGAGCATCTTAA
- the LOC121969371 gene encoding dof zinc finger protein 4-like, producing MQDFRPFSGRVFGGGGWPAAQHQQQPAKCPRCESTNTKFCYYNNYNLAQPRHFCKACRRYWTKGGVLRNVPVGGGCRKSKRPSSSSSSKATSQPSANADAPSDSPRHRRPRLLSFSSDSITDISAAVATPSSVPICDPTPPDPPSEPLAPPFCPAPEIFPDPPPTGLGFSDPPRAKAKAAPSVDQAVPADPTPRGGGTVAWAGGGLDPQLFDLASAVDPSAYWNQSHWMDADHPLYLP from the coding sequence ATGCAGGACTTCCGTCCCTTTTCCGGCCGCGTCTTCGGCGGTGGCGGATGGCCGGCGGCGCAGCACCAGCAGCAACCGGCGAAGTGCCCCCGTTGCGAGTCGACCAACACCAAGTTCTGCTACTACAATAACTACAACCTCGCGCAGCCCCGGCACTTCTGCAAGGCCTGCCGCCGGTACTGGACCAAGGGCGGCGTCCTCCGTAACGTCCCTGTCGGCGGCGGATGCCGCAAGTCCAAGCgcccatcctcctcctcctcctccaaagCCACCTCGCAGCCTTCCGCTAACGCCGACGCCCCATCCGACAGCCCCCGGCATCGCCGCCCCCGCCTTCTTTCCTTCTCCTCCGATTCGATAACCGACATCTCCGCGGCGGTCGCCACTCCCTCCTCCGTCCCCATCTGCGATCCGACTCCCCCCGACCCTCCCTCGGAGCCCTTGGCCCCTCCTTTTTGCCCGGCGCCCGAAATCTTTCCGGATCCGCCGCCGACGGGGCTCGGCTTCTCCGATCCGCCGCGGGCCAAAGCGAAGGCCGCACCGTCCGTGGATCAGGCTGTGCCAGCGGATCCGACGCCCCGAGGCGGCGGCACGGTGGCCTGGGCGGGCGGCGGTTTGGATCCCCAACTCTTCGATCTCGCCAGCGCTGTCGATCCCTCGGCGTACTGGAATCAGAGCCATTGGATGGACGCCGACCACCCTCTATATCTCCCTTAG